GGGCGTTGAAATGCTCACGGTTCATGGTCGCACTCGTTTGCAAGGTTATAACGGCCTCGCCAATTGGGACTGGATTGGCAAAGTTGCTGCTGCAGCGAAGATTCCTGTGATTGGAAATGGCGATGTGAATAGCGTCGAATGCGCTCGCGAACGCATCAATACTTACGGTGTTTCGGGCGTGAGCATTGGGCGTGGGGCGATGCATAATCCCTGGATTTTCGGGCAGATTGCAGATGCCTGGGAAGGTCGCGAAAAGCATGTGATTACCGCTGAAGAAGCGCTTGACGTGTTCCCGCTTTATTACAAGTTTAAGATTGAGGACGGGGCGACCGAGATGAATGCGATGGGCCGCATGAAACAACTCGCCGCGCGTTTATGTAAGGGATTTGTAGCTCCTTCGGATGACAGTGTCGCGATGTCGGTGCGGCAGGCTTTATTGACGTGCCAATCGGCTGCTGAAATGCTCGATTGCGTTGAAAAGCTCAAGGACGGGATTGCCCGCGAAATGGTCTTTGAACCGGAACGCCTCGTGAACCTCAACGGCGCCAAAGAAACCGAACTCAAATTCGGTGACCAATTCAAAGGCCGTTGATATTATCAATAAATGCGTGAAAAAATAACTGTATAAGAAATTATAGTTAATCGTTGAGAGAATAAAGCGTCGGCCAAGGATGGGGAGGGTGCAGGGAGGGGCCCGTGCGGCCTTCGCAGTAGCGTGCAAAACGAGTGTTGCGACGGGCTGCTTGCAGACCGGCATAACCGAGTGAAGCCGCTGACGCCTAGGCGTCAAAAGCATCAAAGCTCTCTGAGCTGGGGCCCCGCCCGCAAGACGTACTTTAATGATTAAAAAATTGATGAAGTGCTGATTCATTCAGCATAAAAACAAGTACTCAAAAAAAATCTCAAAATTTTATGATTACCTCTTGACTTTGAGTCAAAATTTGAGTACATTTGGAATATGGAAAAAGCAATCGACATATTTCAGTTTACACACTTTCGCAAGTACTTGGATGAGTATCAGGCGGCACGCGTGCTGACTGATCCTGAATTCACCAGGGCGGGGGCCTGCGCTTTGCTTGGTCTCCCGAAGACTCGCAGCTATTACAACGATATCGTCAAAGGAAAAAAGCTTTCTAGCCGAATGATTCCGAAGTTTGTAGAAGTTCTTGGACTCAACAAGAAAGAAGCCAAGTACTTTGAAACGATGGTGAATTTTGACCAGGCAAAAACAACAACGGAACGCGATGCATTTTTTGATGAACTCATCAAACTGCACCCGGATCCGCAACACATCTTGAATGAAGATGCCTACGAGTATTACAATCACTGGTATAATAGCGTATTGTTTACGGCGTTGGATGTGATGGATGTTTCGGATGACCTTGAACCGATTCAAAAACGCATTTTTCCGAAGGTCTCTGTGGGAACTTTGAAGCGTTCGTTGGAGTTACTTGCACGCATCGGATTTGTGCGCAAGAACGAAGACGGTTTCTGGAAAAGTTCGCGTGAATCGGTGAGCAGCGGAGCCTATAACAATAGTGACTTGGTTCGCCAATACCAATTGCAGTGCTTTGAACTTTCGAAGCAGGCGTTGCTTGCAAATGACGATAATCCATCGGACATGGGAACGTTCACGTTCAGCGTTTCGGACGACGCCTATAGAGAGATTGCCTTGGAAATTCAGAACTTGAAAGCCAAGGTGCGTAGGATTATTACGCAAGATAAAAAGGAAGCGACTGGAGTGCACCAGTTGAATATTCACTTGTTCACAAATTTGAAAAAATAAATCGAGGAAAAATGATTATGATTATCAATAAAATTACAAAGTTAGGCATTGCCGTGGCTATGCTTGGTCTTGGTATCCTTGCCGCTTGCAGTGATAATAATGTGGCTTCATCATATAGCGAATCGAGTTCGGGAAAGCCTGTTGAACAAAAGGGACTCCTTGCTGAATTGGATACTTCGTTAGTTCACAAGAAAATCTCTGGGGAAAATATTTGTGTTGATTCTGTTGATGATGAATTGTACGAAGGCCCAATGCTTTTAAGGAAAAACAATCCCGAGGATAGTGTAATAGCTTGGGGTAGGGTTATGTGCCGTCCACATAAAGATATTTACCTGTTTATGGATGCTAGGGCTCAAGTGGTTGATGCTAAAGGGAATCCCATGGCGTTTGCGAAGGTTTATGAAGGAGTCTGCGATTATGATGATCCCAAGTGCCAATATACCACAGACAAGGATGGTTATTTCTTCATGGACAGCGTCAATTATTTGACGTATTGGGAAAACGATTTTGCTAAAGAGGCTAAATATGCTTATATAGAGGATTTTCGAAATCTTCAATTGCGTGCGCTTTCTGCAGATTCAAGCCTTGGGGCCAATGTTTATTCCAGTTTTTTAAATGCCAGTGTTGTGGCTATTGATGGAAAACTTGTTGCCGAATTGGAAAAAATTGTTGTTGAAACTGTATATTCGGCCAAGGTATATTTGGATTCCCTTTATATAGCGTATGATGAAAATACATCGGAACGTGATAGGGAAAATTTTGATAATTGGAACAAAGGTATAAAGGAAGATCTTAAAAATGGAGAAAAAGTTTGCATAGAAAAGAAAGGTGAAAATGATGAATCTTCTCCGTCGTCGTTCTATCCATGTCAAAGGGTAACGGATGAAGATTATAAGAATGGGTATATGACAATATATGGATTGCCAGAAGGAACTTACAATATTTTAATAGGAGGAACGTATTATGAATTCTCTCCGCTGGAAGTAAAGCCGTAAATCGAACTTAATGCATTGAAAAATGAAAATTTTCAGTGTCTCAAATTTGAAAAAACGAGGTTAAATGATTATGATTAAAAATAAAATTTCAAAGATGTACATTGCTTTGTCGGTGCTGGGTTTCGGAATCCTTGCCGCTTGTAGTGAAAATGATGTTGCTTCGTCGTTCAGCGAAACGTAAACGGGCAAGCCTGTTGTGCAACTGGGGCGTCTTGCCGAATTGGATACGTCCATCGTTTACCAACGAATTGATGTTGTGGATCCGTGTTCTGAAAAGGCTGTGGTTTTAGACGTTGATGAGCCTAATGTGTTGGCCAAGGCGTCTCCTATAGTTGATTTTGGCGATGTACCTTCCCCTGCGTGTGGTCGAAAAGAAACTATTCGCTTGTATATAAATACGAGAGTGCAAGTGGTTGATCCGCAGGGAAAACCGCTAGCAGGTGCTAAGGTTTACGAAGGCGGTTCCGCTTGTGATGATGGCGAATGTTTATACACCACGGACAAGGATGGCTATATCTATATAGATAGCGTAGCTTATCTTTGGTATTTGCAAGGAAGTGAGCCGCGCTTCAGTTCTCTCCAGTTGCGGGTGCTTTCGGCGGATTCAAACTTTGGTGTCAATGTTTATTCTAGTTTTGCGAACGCTTCCGCCATGACAATTGATGGTGTGCCGTTTGCTGAATTGGAAAAGATTGTTTTGGAACCCGTATATTCTGGTAAATTAAGCTTGAATCCGCCTTTCAAGATTTTGAAATTTTATGAATATATGAGTAAAAGAATGAAATGGGATGAACGCCTGGAAAAGGATATTGAAGAAAAGGCTGAATTGATGGTTTGCGTGTATTCGGAAGATTTTATGGATGGAGAGCGTTCCGATGTTCCGGATTATTATGTGCCTTGCCAAAGGGTGACCGAAGAAGACTATGAAAATGGGTACATGGTTATTTATGGCTTGCCTGAAGGGAAATATTATTTCGGCATATCTGAACCTGGTGCATCTGAAGGCTTTGGCGTGTATGAAGGCTTTGAAGTCGTAAAACCCTAGATAAAAATGTATTAGAGGAGGAATGATTTCAGCGGCTGATTTTGGTCGCTGAAATTTTCATTTTTTGTAATACTTGTGAGAAGATGTGGCTTGCTCGGTGGTGGGCGTGGCAAATTGCGAAAAAAAATGTTTTAATTGAAATGCGATTGTTTATAAATCGCTTTTTTGCACTTCATTCTATCTTGCGATTGGTCCGCAATTTTTCTAAATTGCCCCGCGGAAATTTCAAAACAGGACATTGAGAATGAACTACAATCCTCTCGCTCAAGCTTTGAATGCAGAACTTTCCGCAAATGGTTGCTGCGTTCTTGACATGCTCTCTGAACAGGGCAAGGCCATTTTCTTCCCGCGCAAGGGTATTCTTGGCCAGGGTGCCGAAGCTAAGGGCTCCGACATCAATGCGACAATCGGTACAGCTCTCGAAGACGATGGTTCTCCGCTCGTTTTGGACTGCGTTCTCAAGTCCCTCAATCTTCCGAAGACTTCTTTCCTCTATGCTCCGAGCTTCGGTAACCCGGACCTCCGCAAGGAATGGAAGGCTCAGGTTATCAAGAAGAACCCGACACTTGCTTCCAAGAACTTCAGCAACCCGGTCGTGACCTGCGCTTTGACGCACGCCATCAGCTGCGCTGGCTACTTGTTCCTCGATGCTGGCGACGAAGTGATTATCCCGGACCTCTACTGGGACAACTACGAACTCGTGTTCGAAAACGCTCGTGGCGCAAAGATCAAGACGTTCAACACTTTCAAGAACGGTGGTTTTGATACGGAAGCCTTGAAGGCCGCCCTCGCCGAAAGCAAGTCTAGCAAGAAAGTCGTTCTCCTCAACTTCCCGAACAACCCGACAGGCTACACCGCAACAGAAGTGGAAGCTGTCGAAATCGCAAAGATCCTCACGGAATGTGCCGCTGCCGGCAACAAGGTCGTGGCTCTCCTCGACGATGCTTACTTTGGACTCGTCTATGAAGAAGGCGTGACGAAGGAATCCCTCTTTGTGAAACTCGTGGATGCACACGAAAATCTCCTCGCCGTGAAGCTCGATGGCCCGACCAAGGAAGACTACGTTTGGGGCTTCCGCGTGGGCTTTATGAGCTTTGGTTTCAAGGGTGCTACCGAAGCCCAGCTCAAGGCTCTCGAAGACAAGGCTGCCGGTACGGTCCGTGGAAACATCTCTAACGGTCCGTCCATTAGCCAGAAGATTTTGCTCGCCGCTTACCAGAGCGCCGAATACGCCCAGCAGAAGGCTGAAAAGTACGCCACCTTGAAGAAGCGTTACGACATCATCAAGGAAGTCTTGGCTGCTCACCCGGAATACAAGGAAGCCTTTGACCCGATGCCGTGTAATAGCGGTTACTTTATGTGCATCAAGCCGAAGGGCGTTGACGCCGAAGAACTCCGCCAGAAGCTCATCAAGGATTACAGCACCGGCACTATTATGCTCTCGGGCCTTATCCGCATTGCATTCAGCGCCGTTCCGACCGAAAAACTCGGCAAGCTCTTTGAAAATATCTATAATTGCATCATGAAGATGAAGTAAACAGTGGTTAGTAAACAGTGGTTAGTAAACAGGAATGTAAAAAGAACATTTTTATTGCAAGCCTAACCACCAACCACTAACCACCAACCACTCATTTGGAGATTCCATGTCCAATAACGCGACCTTAAACTACAACGGAAAAAGCTACGAACTCCCCGTCGTTGATGGCACTGAAGGCGAGCACGGTCTCGATATCAGCGCACTCCGCAAGAGTTCAGGCCTTGTCACGCTGGATTACGGTTACTTGAACACCGGTAGCACCAAAAGCTCAATCACGTTCGTTGATGGCGAACATGGTGTGCTGCGTTACCGAGGATACTCCATTGAAGACCTTGCAGAAAAGGCGACTTTCCCGGAAACCGCTTGGCTCCTGATTTACGGAGAACTCCCGAATCAGGAACAGTTGAGCCATTTCCGCACGCTTTTGACGGAAAACGCTCTTCTGCACGAAAACTTGCTGCACTTTTTCCGCGAAATGCCGCCGGGAGCTCACCCGATGGGTATTCTCTCGTCCGTGGTGAACGCCGTTGGCCTTTTCACGCCGCGTTTTTACGACGACGAAAACATCGCAAGTGCATTCGAACTCACGACCGCTGGCCTCATTTCGAAGATCCGCACGATTGCCGCGTTTGCCTACAAGGCTAGCATCGGTGAACCGTTCGTGTACCCGGAAGCGGAACGCAGCTACTGCAGCAACTTCCTGAACATGATGTTCAGCAGTAAGGCTCGCCCGTACCATCCGGATCCGATCATGGAAAAGGCGCTCAACACGCTTTTGATTGTCCATGCGGACCACGAACAGAACTGCTCCACTTCGACCGTTCGCATGGTGGGTAGCTCTCAGGCTAACCTTTACGCTAGCATTTGCGCCGGCATTTGCGCCTTGTGGGGCCCGCTCCATGGCGGTGCTAACCAGGCTGTGCTCGAAACGCTCCTGCGCATCCAGCAGAGCGGCATGACGATTGAACAGGTGATGGATAAGGCCAAGGACAAGAACGATCCGTTCCGTCTCTCCGGCTTTGGTCATCGTGTTTACAAGAGCTACGACCCGCGCGCCAAGGTGCTGAAAAAGCTCATGTACCAGGTGTTCGAACGCGAACACGTTCACGACCCGCTTTTGGATGTGGCAATCAAGCTCGAAGAAGCCGCCCTCAAGGACGATTACTTCATTGCACGTAAGCTCTATCCGAATGTGGACTTCTACTC
This genomic interval from Fibrobacter succinogenes contains the following:
- a CDS encoding tRNA-dihydrouridine synthase — encoded protein: MLKIDNLPKKVRFSLRDKEIFPNTILSPMDGVTDAPFRRLCRVLSGDRMGLLVSEFVPTDGDAVFNPDGHKQLKFFPEERPFGVQIFGRFPDRMAYAAGRIAERYHPEFIEVNAGCPAPKVAGKGSGSGLLRDLPRLQEILHEVKKTLDAKALEIPLTLKCRIGWDDESINVMETLKIAEGEGVEMLTVHGRTRLQGYNGLANWDWIGKVAAAAKIPVIGNGDVNSVECARERINTYGVSGVSIGRGAMHNPWIFGQIADAWEGREKHVITAEEALDVFPLYYKFKIEDGATEMNAMGRMKQLAARLCKGFVAPSDDSVAMSVRQALLTCQSAAEMLDCVEKLKDGIAREMVFEPERLVNLNGAKETELKFGDQFKGR
- a CDS encoding TIGR02147 family protein; amino-acid sequence: MEKAIDIFQFTHFRKYLDEYQAARVLTDPEFTRAGACALLGLPKTRSYYNDIVKGKKLSSRMIPKFVEVLGLNKKEAKYFETMVNFDQAKTTTERDAFFDELIKLHPDPQHILNEDAYEYYNHWYNSVLFTALDVMDVSDDLEPIQKRIFPKVSVGTLKRSLELLARIGFVRKNEDGFWKSSRESVSSGAYNNSDLVRQYQLQCFELSKQALLANDDNPSDMGTFTFSVSDDAYREIALEIQNLKAKVRRIITQDKKEATGVHQLNIHLFTNLKK
- a CDS encoding aminotransferase class I/II-fold pyridoxal phosphate-dependent enzyme, with the translated sequence MNYNPLAQALNAELSANGCCVLDMLSEQGKAIFFPRKGILGQGAEAKGSDINATIGTALEDDGSPLVLDCVLKSLNLPKTSFLYAPSFGNPDLRKEWKAQVIKKNPTLASKNFSNPVVTCALTHAISCAGYLFLDAGDEVIIPDLYWDNYELVFENARGAKIKTFNTFKNGGFDTEALKAALAESKSSKKVVLLNFPNNPTGYTATEVEAVEIAKILTECAAAGNKVVALLDDAYFGLVYEEGVTKESLFVKLVDAHENLLAVKLDGPTKEDYVWGFRVGFMSFGFKGATEAQLKALEDKAAGTVRGNISNGPSISQKILLAAYQSAEYAQQKAEKYATLKKRYDIIKEVLAAHPEYKEAFDPMPCNSGYFMCIKPKGVDAEELRQKLIKDYSTGTIMLSGLIRIAFSAVPTEKLGKLFENIYNCIMKMK
- a CDS encoding citrate synthase, which codes for MSNNATLNYNGKSYELPVVDGTEGEHGLDISALRKSSGLVTLDYGYLNTGSTKSSITFVDGEHGVLRYRGYSIEDLAEKATFPETAWLLIYGELPNQEQLSHFRTLLTENALLHENLLHFFREMPPGAHPMGILSSVVNAVGLFTPRFYDDENIASAFELTTAGLISKIRTIAAFAYKASIGEPFVYPEAERSYCSNFLNMMFSSKARPYHPDPIMEKALNTLLIVHADHEQNCSTSTVRMVGSSQANLYASICAGICALWGPLHGGANQAVLETLLRIQQSGMTIEQVMDKAKDKNDPFRLSGFGHRVYKSYDPRAKVLKKLMYQVFEREHVHDPLLDVAIKLEEAALKDDYFIARKLYPNVDFYSGILYRAMGIPTNMLTVMFAIGRLPGWIAHWKEMHDDPQSKINRPRQIYIGKNERPWIDRDKR